The Synchiropus splendidus isolate RoL2022-P1 chromosome 1, RoL_Sspl_1.0, whole genome shotgun sequence genome includes a window with the following:
- the pgpep1 gene encoding pyroglutamyl-peptidase 1: protein MDNNKRTVVVTGFGPFGEHTVNASWVAVQEMKKLGLGSEVDLHVCEVPVEYQAVQSLVPSLWKKYHPMLVVHVGVSGMATTVTLEKCGRNHGYRGLDNSSFCPDSQCCVVGGPDCIDSVIDMESVCKRVSASGLGVAVSVSKDAGRYLCDFTYYTSLYMSHGRSAFVHVPPLGKPYTGEDLGRALQAIVQEMLELLDDVKEQIHCLQHFH, encoded by the exons ATGGATAACAATAAACGGACTGTGGTCGTCACAG GTTTTGGACCATTTGGAGAACACACAGTCAATGCCAGTTGGGTAGCAGTGCAG GAAATGAAAAAGCTTGGACTGGGTAGCGAAGTGGACCTACATGTTTGCGAGGTTCCTGTGGAATACCAGGCAGTTCAAAGTCTAGTACCGTCATTATGGAAGAAGTATCATCCCATG ttggTAGTTCATGTTGGAGTGTCAGGAATGgccacaactgtcacactgGAGAAATGTGGCAGGAATCATGGCTACAGGGGCTTGGACAACAGCAGCTTCTGTCCCGATTCCCAGTGCTGCGTTGTTGGAGGTCCGGACTGCATAGACTCGGTTATTGACATGGAGTCAGTCTGCAAGAGAGTATCCGCCTCTGGTCTGGGTGTGGCAGTGTCTGTCTCCAAAGATGCCGGAAG ATATCTTTGTGACTTTACTTACTACACGTCTCTCTACATGAGCCACGGCCGTTCTGCCTTTGTCCACGTGCCTCCTCTCGGAAAGCCATACACCGGGGAAGACTTGGGTCGTGCACTGCAGGCCATTGTCCAGGAAATGCTGGAGCTCCTGGATGATGTGAAGGAGCAGATCCACTGTCTGCAGCACTTCCACTAA
- the lsm4 gene encoding U6 snRNA-associated Sm-like protein LSm4 produces MLPLSLLKTAQNHPMLVELKNGETYNGHLVSCDNWMNINLREVICTSRDGDKFWRMPECYIRGSTIKYLRIPDEIIDMVKEEVVSKGRGRGGAQQNKQQGKGRGGAGRGVFGGRGRGMSSGGRGQQQQDKKPGKSQGLKNQH; encoded by the exons ATG TTGCCTCTATCTTTGTTGAAGACTGCCCAGAACCATCCAATG TTGGTGGAGTTGAAGAATGGAGAGACATATAATGGTCATCTGGTCAGTTGTGACAACTGGATGAACATTAACCTGAGAGAAGTTATTTGCACCTCAAGG GATGGCGATAAGTTCTGGAGGATGCCTGAGTGCTACATACGCGGTAGCACCATCAAGTATCTGCGAATTCCAGATGAGATCATTGACATGGTAAAGGAGGAGGTCGTGTCAAAGGGCCGTGGACGAGGAGGTGCTcaacaaaacaagcagcagGGCAAGGGACGTGGAGGAGCTGGACGTG GCGTGTTTGGCGGTCGTGGCAGGGGAATGTCCAGCGGTGGACggggacagcagcagcaggataaGAAACCAGGCAAATCTCAGGGGTTGAAGAACCAACACTGA